From the genome of Nocardia sp. NBC_01503, one region includes:
- a CDS encoding protein kinase family protein: protein MAIAEIEVGAHMKAAANSLDTVTISSPGAAATRDMSRMARLHVHGAVSTALALYSDHALRELVDAAAPLGVGIGGKSALLEIAETPVFVKRVPLTDLERQPEHVRSTANLFELPVFYHYGVGLIGGVGFGAWRELAVHTMTTNWVLAAEHEGFPLMYHWRVLPDTTPLPTELADIDRTVAYWDERPQVRHRIEAVRDSSASIALFLEYIPQTLHEWLNAQIEAGGEATDRACALVERELAAGTAFMNSRGLLHIDAHFWNILTDGRRLYFGDYGLSLSSAFDLAPEEAAFFDQNQSYDRGFTATYLVNWLLTAVYGLQGRETRAAMVCAIAEGKPPEGISEGAARVLTRHAPIAAAMTAFTRAFQQQSRSTRYPNDEIRRLLDGQAIRSADVRRPTA, encoded by the coding sequence GTGGCCATAGCTGAAATCGAGGTCGGCGCGCACATGAAGGCCGCAGCGAACTCCCTTGACACAGTGACGATCTCATCTCCTGGCGCGGCGGCCACCCGTGATATGTCGCGCATGGCGCGCCTGCACGTCCATGGCGCCGTTTCCACGGCCCTGGCGCTGTACAGCGATCACGCCTTGCGCGAGCTCGTGGATGCGGCCGCACCGCTCGGCGTTGGTATCGGCGGGAAGTCGGCGCTGCTGGAGATCGCCGAAACCCCGGTCTTCGTGAAACGAGTACCCCTCACCGACCTGGAACGACAACCCGAGCATGTCCGGTCCACGGCGAACCTGTTCGAGTTGCCGGTGTTCTACCACTACGGCGTCGGTCTCATCGGTGGGGTGGGCTTCGGGGCCTGGCGCGAGCTCGCCGTGCACACCATGACGACGAATTGGGTGCTCGCCGCCGAACACGAGGGCTTCCCGCTGATGTATCACTGGCGGGTGTTACCGGACACGACGCCGCTGCCGACCGAGCTCGCCGACATCGACCGCACCGTCGCCTATTGGGACGAGCGACCGCAAGTACGCCACCGAATCGAGGCCGTCCGGGATTCTTCGGCGAGCATCGCGCTGTTTCTCGAGTACATCCCGCAGACCCTGCACGAGTGGCTCAACGCCCAGATCGAGGCGGGCGGCGAGGCCACCGATCGGGCCTGCGCCCTGGTGGAGCGGGAACTGGCCGCCGGCACCGCGTTCATGAACAGCCGTGGGCTTCTGCACATCGACGCGCACTTCTGGAACATCCTGACCGACGGTCGGCGCCTCTACTTCGGCGACTACGGCCTCTCGCTCTCCTCGGCGTTCGACCTCGCGCCGGAGGAGGCCGCGTTCTTCGACCAGAACCAGAGCTATGACCGCGGCTTCACCGCCACCTATCTGGTGAACTGGCTACTCACCGCCGTGTACGGGCTGCAAGGCCGGGAGACCCGCGCCGCGATGGTGTGTGCCATCGCCGAGGGCAAGCCGCCGGAAGGCATCTCGGAGGGAGCTGCCAGGGTCCTCACCCGGCACGCGCCGATCGCCGCGGCGATGACCGCATTCACGCGTGCGTTCCAGCAGCAGAGCCGAAGCACACGCTACCCGAACGACGAGATCCGCCGCCTGCTGGACGGCCAGGCCATACGGAGCGCCGACGTCAGACGACCGACCGCATAA
- a CDS encoding helix-turn-helix transcriptional regulator: protein MPTEVIYNRIAMLRAERGISRRELAEALGVHYQTVGYLERGEYSPSLHLALRLAAYFEVTVEILFSTTPFPRLGSTADSA from the coding sequence GTGCCTACTGAGGTCATCTACAACCGCATCGCGATGCTGCGCGCCGAGCGCGGCATCTCACGACGGGAACTGGCCGAAGCCCTGGGGGTGCATTACCAGACGGTCGGATACCTGGAACGGGGCGAGTACAGCCCGAGCCTGCATCTCGCGCTACGGCTCGCGGCCTATTTCGAGGTCACGGTGGAGATCCTCTTCTCCACCACACCATTCCCACGCCTGGGCTCCACAGCCGATTCCGCCTGA
- a CDS encoding ABC transporter permease: MNPTMVAIRAGVARTWIELRQSFTNATDLINLFFFPILILIALYFMRDGSFHQTGLKLGALALPGVLGSMIVFNGLYGIANYLVLDREDGTLLRAKATPNGMVAFFISKIGVSAGLVLVQIAFLLVGGGMIVGGLSIDGIGHWLTLVWVVLLGLLAVLPLGAVLGAILEGPRATFFLTMPLMGLVAISGIYYPITALPGWVQGLAQVFPMYWVGLGMRSALLPTDTSAIEIDQSWRHLETASVLGAWTLVGLLIAPTVLRRMARHESGSKVATRREKAMQSAY, encoded by the coding sequence ATGAATCCGACCATGGTCGCGATCCGGGCAGGAGTAGCCCGCACGTGGATCGAGCTACGGCAATCCTTCACCAACGCAACCGATCTGATCAATCTGTTCTTCTTTCCGATCCTCATCCTGATCGCGCTGTACTTCATGCGCGACGGGTCTTTCCACCAGACCGGACTCAAGCTCGGCGCGCTCGCGTTGCCGGGAGTGCTCGGCAGCATGATCGTGTTCAACGGCCTGTACGGGATCGCGAACTACCTGGTTCTCGATCGGGAAGACGGAACCTTGCTGCGTGCCAAGGCGACACCGAACGGCATGGTGGCCTTCTTCATCAGCAAGATCGGTGTGAGCGCCGGCCTGGTGCTCGTTCAGATCGCATTCCTGCTGGTGGGGGGAGGAATGATCGTCGGTGGACTATCCATCGACGGCATCGGGCACTGGCTGACCCTGGTATGGGTGGTCCTGCTCGGGCTGCTCGCCGTGCTGCCGTTGGGTGCGGTCCTCGGCGCGATCCTCGAAGGCCCGCGCGCCACATTCTTCCTGACAATGCCACTGATGGGACTGGTCGCCATCTCGGGCATCTACTACCCGATCACCGCCCTACCCGGCTGGGTACAGGGATTGGCCCAGGTGTTCCCTATGTACTGGGTCGGGCTCGGCATGCGGTCGGCCCTGCTGCCCACTGATACGTCCGCGATCGAGATCGACCAGTCCTGGCGACACCTGGAAACCGCTTCGGTGCTGGGCGCCTGGACCCTCGTCGGACTACTGATCGCACCAACCGTGTTGCGACGCATGGCCCGGCACGAATCGGGCTCGAAGGTGGCGACCCGTCGCGAGAAGGCAATGCAGAGTGCCTACTGA